The following coding sequences are from one Dermacentor andersoni chromosome 5, qqDerAnde1_hic_scaffold, whole genome shotgun sequence window:
- the LOC140212825 gene encoding neprilysin-1-like, which translates to MVMLTLIVGALLVRRRPVAVACTSPACHYYSLLLQDTLNESTPPCADLYEHVCSRWDARHPYSVKTFVYNEFLASVASIMEDMIIPQSGRTAIQNAAMFYRSCTRVYADGKENVGEVKAMLQTFGILWPEWSRESNILRILSTVSAAWNWGSILLFDIPVQARLTIAPAPYFQFLVERHIQIEQHLDANVEQPYRSFFEAAVQMFARPGAERALSYYEHWNIESTVLSTLKAAYNKYDWMNIENATLNETVDLAERAKPRDAWVQEISAAFNVSVDDSFSVSIENVHYFQSLFSLVRDQGESDLAYYVGWGVVQALSLMSSSILIRRYFATDDEARQGQSTFCTKLTNMYMSPALHAIYVRDEIGVHVLVDAEDTGRNIESVFRDGVNVIAAWRDALPSGAFSVAGLVEHLSTMRKADAGSSDQEYEHFPEMGDDILNNMELAARKHRSIKTGNNSAVDMVVNGTVQFFHFLDGHVALHPIIFQEPLYSSDALPAITYGTLGTEVSYALATRLLDVVLESKNELHVPLRPILTCVFGQEMLASELDSRQLEFLRRLVSVRAVFQAFARGPRAASGSPFGLHNYEHLSSNQLLFIFWCFVQCGSRDGKVICNKAASLTRGFSGAFRCRKGSPMYAENDCPLFEKEK; encoded by the exons ATGGTGATGCTCACGCTGATTGTTGGCGCGCTCTTGGTTCGCCGGCGCCCGGTCGCCGTTGCGTGCACTTCTCCGGCCTGCCACTACTACTCCTTGCTGCTGCAGGACACGCTGAACGAGTCCACGCCGCCTTGTGCGGACCTGTACGAGCACGTGTGTTCCCGCTGGGACGCCCGTCACCCTTACTCGGTCAAGACGTTCGTGTACAACGA GTTCCTGGCGTCTGTGGCATCGATTATGGAGGACATGATCATACCACAATCTGGAAGGACTGCAATACAGAACGCAGCTATGTTTTACCGTTCTTGCACAAGAGTCTACGCAGACGGCAAGGAGAACGTCGGGGAAGTCAAAGCGATGCTACAAACATTCGGCATACTGTGGCCAGAATGGAGCAGAGAATCCAACATACTACGCATTCTTTCCACGGTGTCAGCCGCGTGGAACTGGGGAAGCATCCTGCTTTTTGACATCCCAGTTCAAGCAAGGCTCACCATCGCACCTGCCCCGTACTTTCAATTCCTCGTCGAGCGACACATTCAAATcgagcagcacctggacgcaaACGTGGAACAACCGTACAGGAGCTTCTTCGAAGCCGCAGTTCAAATGTTCGCTCGGCCTGGAGCCGAGCGAGCGTTGTCTTATTACGAGCACTGGAACATCGAGAGCACTGTGTTGTCAACGCTCAAGGCTGCATATAACAAGTACGATTGGATGAACATCGAGAATGCCACCCTCAACGAAACTGTCGATTTGGCGGAGCGAGCAAAGCCGCGTGATGCATGGGTGCAAGAGATCAGCGCCGCGTTCAATGTCTCCGTCGACGATAGCTTTTCAGTTTCCATCGAGAACGTGCACTATTTTCAGTCGCTTTTCAGTCTCGTCAGGGACCAAGGTGAAAGCGACTTGGCCTATTATGTTGGCTGGGGCGTTGTGCAGGCGCTGTCGCTTATGTCGAGCTCGATTCTTATCCGCCGGTACTTCGCCACCGATGACGAAGCCAGGCAAGGTCAAAGCACGTTCTGCACTAAACTGACCAACATGTATATGAGCCCGGCCCTTCACGCGATCTACGTGAGGGATGAGATCGGTGTCCATGTCCTAGTGGATGCCGAGGACACAGGACGAAATATAGAGAGTGTCTTCCGAGACGGAGTTAACGTGATTGCCGCTTGGCGAGATGCTCTGCCAAGCGGTGCATTTTCAGTAGCCGGACTCGTCGAACACCTCTCCACCATGAGAAAAGCCGACGCAGGTTCAAGCGACCAGGAGTACGAGCACTTCCCTGAGATGGGCGACGACATCTTGAATAACATGGAACTTGCTGCACGCAAGCATCGGAGTATCAAGACAGGCAATAACTCGGCGGTGGACATGGTCGTCAACGGCACCGTGCAATTTTTTCATTTCCTGGACGGCCATGTCGCACTGCATCCTATCATCTTTCAGGAGCCGTTATACAGCAGCGACGCTCTGCCGGCGATCACCTACGGCACACTGGGCACCGAGGTCTCCTATGCCTTGGCCACGCGGTTGCTCGACGTAGTCCTAGAATCCAAGAACGAGCTTCACGTGCCCTTGAGGCCCATCCTGACGTGCGTGTTCGGTCAAGAGATGCTCGCGAGCGAACTCGATAGCCGTCAGCTAGAGTTCCTTCGGCGTCTTGTATCGGTACGTGCAGTTTTCCAGGCGTTCGCCCGCGGACCTCGTGCAGCATCGGGCTCACCTTTCGGGTTGCACAACTATGAGCATTTGTCAAGCAATCAGCTGCTGTTTATATTCTGGTGCTTCGTTCAGTGCGGGTCCAGGGACGGTAAAGTAATATGCAACAAGGCTGCAAGCTTGACGCGGGGATTTTCCGGTGCTTTCCGCTGCAGGAAGGGCAGCCCTATGTACGCTGAAAATGACTGTCCTCTGTTTGAGAAGGAGAAGTGA